One Mycobacterium kubicae genomic window carries:
- a CDS encoding GAF domain-containing SpoIIE family protein phosphatase, with the protein MAAHVFDAPIAVVSVVGHDRIWFMGVHGLESLRQIPRDEGLCGSAVVSDTPYVVSDTLTDSRTAHNRFVEERGIRFYASAPIVSFEGHRLGVVAVMDTKVATASEKQLSILQDLAAIVMEQLELRLSSLDAVRVERRLRGAAEYARDDARRGRDAARQARDDARLDRDIAERERDLIEQYATVLQRTLLPPALPDIPGLALACLYHPASARQVGGDFYDVFALDDQRWAFFIGDVEGHGAEAAVVTSLIRYTLRSAALHISDPTEGLAQLNTVLLKEMNPRRFCTVLFGTLRSSGDGGGFEITMATGGHPPALRLDAGSGTAEKIRSSGGMLVGATPSATFDACRLHLQPGQTLLFYTDGLIEARHSRFPFGEEDLAAFARQRAAMGARGLVDDLAALIPKLEPDDDVAVLAITAR; encoded by the coding sequence TTGGCCGCTCACGTCTTCGACGCACCGATAGCGGTGGTGTCCGTTGTCGGTCACGATCGCATCTGGTTCATGGGCGTGCACGGGCTGGAGTCATTGCGGCAAATCCCGCGCGACGAGGGGCTGTGCGGGTCGGCCGTCGTGAGCGACACACCCTACGTGGTGTCCGACACGCTGACCGATTCCCGCACTGCCCACAATCGATTCGTCGAGGAGCGCGGTATCCGGTTTTACGCCAGCGCGCCCATCGTGAGTTTTGAAGGACACCGACTGGGTGTGGTTGCGGTGATGGACACCAAGGTCGCCACCGCTTCGGAGAAGCAGCTGAGCATCCTGCAGGACTTGGCGGCAATCGTGATGGAACAGCTGGAGCTGCGGTTGTCGTCCCTCGACGCGGTGCGGGTGGAACGGCGATTACGGGGTGCTGCCGAATATGCCCGCGACGACGCCCGCCGCGGGCGGGACGCGGCGCGCCAAGCCCGTGACGACGCACGGTTGGACCGCGACATTGCCGAGCGGGAGCGCGACCTGATCGAGCAGTACGCAACCGTCCTGCAGCGCACGCTGTTACCGCCGGCGCTGCCCGACATTCCCGGGTTGGCCCTGGCTTGCCTGTATCACCCAGCTTCCGCCCGGCAGGTCGGAGGCGACTTCTACGACGTTTTCGCCTTGGACGATCAGCGGTGGGCGTTCTTCATCGGCGACGTCGAGGGCCACGGTGCCGAAGCCGCCGTCGTGACGTCACTGATCCGCTACACACTGCGATCGGCCGCCTTGCACATAAGCGACCCCACCGAGGGGTTGGCCCAACTGAACACGGTGTTGCTGAAAGAGATGAATCCGCGGCGGTTCTGCACGGTGCTGTTCGGGACGCTGCGGTCCAGTGGTGACGGCGGTGGCTTCGAGATCACCATGGCCACCGGAGGGCATCCGCCGGCGCTGCGCTTGGACGCCGGCAGCGGTACGGCGGAGAAGATCCGGTCCAGCGGGGGAATGCTGGTGGGCGCCACCCCCAGCGCCACCTTCGACGCGTGCAGGTTGCACCTGCAGCCGGGCCAGACACTGCTGTTCTATACCGACGGGCTCATCGAAGCTCGCCACAGCCGTTTCCCCTTCGGGGAGGAGGACTTGGCTGCCTTCGCCCGTCAGCGCGCGGCGATGGGCGCCCGCGGACTCGTCGACGACCTCGCCGCGTTGATACCCAAACTCGAGCCCGACGACGATGTCGCCGTCCTGGCGATCACCGCCCGTTAG
- a CDS encoding class I SAM-dependent methyltransferase, with protein sequence MSSLGSARSEGDTWDLASSVGATATMVASARALASRDPDPLLDDRFAEPLVRAVGHPFFTRMLDGEIPFDTDEEVPITLQQRREQIAVRTRFFDDFFRTATNDGLRQAVILASGLDARAYRLSWPAGTVVFEVDQPEVIAFKSTTLAQIGAEATTERRAVGIDLREDWPQALRDNFFDTTAPTAWIAEGLLPYLPPDAQDRLLDNITALSAPGSRLATENITDMSVFTDERARAMRTAWRKHGLDIDVADLVWAGPRRPAAEHLAATGWTVTEYATEQLYDEHGFVLPDNEVLAEFRHAVSYISAQLG encoded by the coding sequence GTGTCATCACTTGGTTCGGCGCGCAGCGAAGGGGACACCTGGGATCTGGCATCCAGTGTGGGAGCGACCGCAACGATGGTCGCCTCCGCCCGGGCGTTGGCATCTCGTGACCCAGATCCGCTGCTCGACGACCGGTTCGCCGAACCGCTGGTAAGAGCGGTCGGGCATCCATTCTTCACGCGCATGCTCGACGGGGAGATCCCGTTCGACACCGACGAAGAAGTGCCGATTACGCTGCAGCAGCGGCGCGAGCAGATCGCGGTGCGCACCAGGTTCTTCGACGACTTCTTCCGCACCGCTACCAATGACGGTCTACGACAGGCCGTTATCTTGGCTTCCGGACTCGACGCGCGCGCCTACCGGCTGTCCTGGCCCGCGGGCACCGTGGTGTTCGAGGTGGACCAGCCCGAGGTCATCGCCTTCAAAAGCACCACGCTGGCCCAAATCGGCGCCGAAGCCACCACCGAACGCCGGGCGGTGGGGATTGACCTGCGCGAGGACTGGCCGCAGGCGTTGCGAGACAATTTCTTTGACACCACCGCGCCGACCGCCTGGATCGCCGAAGGACTGCTGCCCTACCTTCCGCCGGACGCCCAAGACCGGCTGCTGGACAACATCACCGCACTCAGTGCACCGGGAAGCCGGTTGGCCACCGAGAACATCACGGACATGAGCGTGTTCACCGACGAGCGAGCCCGCGCGATGCGCACCGCCTGGCGCAAGCACGGCCTGGATATCGACGTTGCGGACTTGGTGTGGGCGGGTCCGCGCCGCCCAGCCGCCGAACACCTGGCTGCCACCGGTTGGACCGTCACCGAATACGCCACCGAACAGCTGTATGACGAGCACGGCTTCGTACTACCGGATAACGAGGTCCTTGCCGAATTCCGTCACGCGGTCAGCTATATCAGCGCCCAATTGGGTTGA
- a CDS encoding alpha/beta fold hydrolase, whose protein sequence is MDVNTLDLHRQFATISSGPVSYLDVGRGRTAVFIHGVVTNSLLWRNVISAVASADRRCIAMDLPGHGHTPAATIEADVSLTALANRVIELCDHLKLDQIDLIGNDTGGAVAQIAATRLRNRLATLTLTNCDTEGNVPPPLFKPVVFTARWPRIFARVGPWAAAHPRLMRVLLAAGYQDIQRVPAQILTAYWQPVLGTGDRARSFAHLLASIDSDDLAAVTPQLRQLHVPTLIAWGTGDPFFRLKWAHRLAELIPGTTKVATIRGGRLFFPDERAAEFVELLQEHWGLGIRPPYQST, encoded by the coding sequence ATGGACGTCAACACCCTCGATCTACATCGCCAGTTCGCCACCATCTCGTCGGGACCGGTGAGCTACCTTGACGTCGGCCGCGGCCGAACTGCCGTTTTCATTCATGGTGTTGTCACCAATAGCTTGCTATGGCGAAACGTCATCTCCGCCGTCGCTTCGGCGGACCGTCGTTGTATCGCCATGGACCTGCCTGGTCATGGACATACGCCTGCAGCCACCATTGAGGCCGATGTCTCGCTCACAGCTCTGGCTAATCGCGTGATCGAGCTGTGTGATCACTTGAAGCTTGATCAGATTGATTTGATTGGCAATGACACCGGCGGTGCGGTGGCTCAGATAGCCGCAACGCGCCTGCGAAACAGGTTGGCAACATTGACCTTAACCAACTGTGATACAGAAGGCAACGTTCCGCCACCGCTGTTCAAGCCGGTGGTCTTCACCGCACGGTGGCCTCGTATCTTTGCGCGGGTGGGGCCATGGGCAGCGGCTCATCCACGACTGATGCGTGTGCTTCTAGCGGCGGGTTACCAAGATATTCAACGGGTGCCGGCGCAGATCCTCACCGCCTATTGGCAACCGGTTCTCGGCACCGGCGATCGGGCGCGTTCATTCGCGCATTTACTGGCATCCATCGATTCCGACGACCTAGCGGCCGTCACACCTCAACTTCGCCAACTGCACGTGCCCACCCTGATTGCTTGGGGCACAGGTGATCCCTTCTTTCGACTCAAATGGGCACATCGGCTTGCCGAGCTCATTCCTGGCACTACCAAAGTCGCGACAATCCGCGGGGGACGTCTGTTTTTCCCCGACGAACGGGCAGCAGAGTTCGTGGAGTTGCTACAAGAGCATTGGGGCCTTGGCATACGGCCGCCATATCAATCCACTTGA
- a CDS encoding DUF2231 domain-containing protein, whose translation MNLHDALGSVEEVEVLDAPAGAASRIAARLIGGGRVAKALRGSWLGHPVHPLLITVPIGTWMTSAVFDIVFKDATTARRLLAVGLAAAPPTIVAGWADYALLNRRQQRVGLVHAGSNFVGVVLFWLAHRAYRRDRLGAARAFTLLGLTAISVGGALGGHLSYAQGAGMFRWEPLRALTNRSPVEYRRAA comes from the coding sequence ATGAACCTGCATGACGCCCTCGGCAGCGTTGAAGAAGTCGAGGTCCTCGACGCGCCCGCCGGTGCCGCCTCCCGCATTGCCGCACGACTGATTGGCGGCGGCCGCGTGGCCAAGGCCCTGCGCGGATCGTGGCTCGGCCATCCGGTGCACCCGCTGTTGATCACGGTTCCGATCGGCACATGGATGACGTCGGCGGTCTTCGACATCGTCTTCAAAGACGCGACCACAGCGCGCCGACTTTTGGCGGTCGGCCTGGCCGCTGCCCCGCCCACCATCGTGGCGGGGTGGGCTGACTACGCCTTGCTCAACCGACGACAGCAGCGGGTAGGACTGGTGCACGCCGGGTCGAACTTCGTCGGTGTGGTCTTGTTCTGGTTGGCGCACCGGGCCTATCGCCGTGATCGGTTAGGGGCGGCTCGCGCCTTCACCCTGTTGGGCTTGACCGCGATCAGCGTCGGCGGCGCGCTGGGAGGTCACCTGTCCTACGCACAAGGCGCCGGCATGTTCCGGTGGGAACCACTGCGCGCTCTGACCAATCGGAGCCCGGTCGAATACCGACGCGCCGCGTAA
- a CDS encoding MFS transporter, translating to MTATHVWATRTTSTVFVVSVAAFLASLDLFIVNIAFPEMRVAFGNTDLSAMSWILNGYTVVFAAFLNPAGRLGDRYGHRRLFLWGLALFMAGSVACGCAVSFAMLVASRVVQAVGAAMLMPSSLALLMASVPAARRAVAVSTWSAAGAMAAALGPPIGGVLVDLSWRWIFLVNIPFGLLALAVGPWVLVRTDNTGTGVPDVFGALSLVIGIAALVWALVELPAAGSVVKVYCAAALAVAAITVTVWRSRRHHTPAIDLAAVRVLPMWSSSVALFLFAAAFGAMLLGSVMLFTDIWHQRPVIAGLCLSPGPVVVVLVSLTITGRLINRYGVGFVAAGGAVIYAVGVMVWLCRVSLEPHYLADYLPGQLCTGVGVGLVMPSLSAVSGRALPAHQWGAGSALTNTARQLGTVLGTAVLTVLYQPRVTMTSVRDGWELTTAAAGSAALIATALALRWQKPPIQFRATG from the coding sequence GTGACGGCGACGCATGTTTGGGCGACGCGAACGACGTCGACCGTCTTCGTCGTCTCCGTGGCGGCTTTCTTGGCCAGTCTGGACCTGTTCATCGTCAACATCGCCTTCCCCGAGATGCGGGTGGCGTTCGGCAACACCGACCTCAGTGCCATGTCGTGGATCCTCAATGGCTACACCGTGGTCTTTGCCGCCTTCCTCAACCCGGCCGGTCGACTCGGAGATCGCTACGGACACCGCCGGTTGTTCCTCTGGGGGCTGGCGCTGTTCATGGCCGGATCCGTAGCGTGCGGGTGCGCGGTGTCGTTCGCGATGTTGGTCGCCTCCCGCGTCGTTCAGGCCGTCGGCGCGGCGATGCTCATGCCGAGCTCCCTGGCCCTGTTGATGGCATCCGTCCCGGCCGCACGGCGGGCAGTGGCGGTGAGCACTTGGTCGGCAGCCGGCGCCATGGCGGCCGCGTTGGGACCACCAATTGGTGGCGTCCTCGTCGACCTGTCGTGGCGGTGGATTTTTCTGGTCAATATCCCTTTTGGGCTGCTTGCGCTGGCAGTCGGCCCCTGGGTTCTGGTCAGAACCGACAACACCGGCACCGGGGTGCCCGATGTGTTCGGCGCGCTGAGCTTGGTCATCGGGATCGCAGCGTTGGTATGGGCCTTGGTTGAGCTACCCGCCGCCGGGTCGGTGGTAAAAGTTTATTGCGCGGCCGCACTGGCCGTTGCTGCGATCACTGTGACCGTCTGGCGTTCCCGCCGGCACCACACCCCTGCCATCGACCTTGCAGCCGTGCGAGTCCTACCGATGTGGTCCAGCAGTGTGGCGTTGTTTTTGTTCGCTGCGGCCTTCGGCGCGATGCTGCTGGGCAGCGTCATGCTGTTCACCGACATCTGGCACCAGAGGCCGGTGATCGCAGGTTTGTGCCTGTCCCCGGGACCCGTTGTGGTAGTGCTGGTTTCGCTGACGATCACCGGCCGACTGATCAATCGCTACGGCGTCGGCTTCGTCGCCGCGGGCGGAGCGGTGATATACGCCGTCGGCGTCATGGTGTGGCTCTGTCGGGTGAGCCTTGAACCGCATTATCTGGCCGACTACTTACCCGGCCAACTGTGCACCGGCGTCGGCGTCGGCCTTGTCATGCCCAGCCTGTCAGCTGTCAGCGGCCGCGCGCTACCGGCTCACCAATGGGGCGCCGGGTCAGCGCTTACGAACACCGCCCGTCAACTGGGAACGGTTCTCGGCACCGCCGTCCTGACCGTGCTTTACCAACCTCGCGTCACCATGACTTCGGTTCGGGACGGCTGGGAACTGACGACTGCTGCAGCAGGATCAGCGGCGCTGATCGCCACTGCCCTGGCGCTGCGGTGGCAGAAGCCGCCGATTCAATTTCGGGCAACGGGGTAG
- a CDS encoding SDR family oxidoreductase: protein MTRVAMVTGASGGIGRAVCVQLARAGMAVAVHYAGNRDSAQQTADQIVGAGGRAMVVSADVADEAQVADMFDQVEAEFGGVDVVVNTAGIMLVKPLLELNFDDFDRMHRTNVRGTFVVSQQAARRVRAGGAIINFSSSVVKIALTGYAAYAATKGAVDAMTLILAKELRGRDITVNAVAPGPTATPLFLDGKPQEAIERLKSMPPMERLAEAGDIADVVAFLAGPGRWVNGQVIYANGGVV from the coding sequence ATGACAAGGGTGGCGATGGTTACCGGAGCTTCGGGCGGCATCGGCCGTGCGGTATGCGTGCAGCTGGCCCGGGCGGGAATGGCGGTGGCCGTGCACTACGCCGGCAATCGCGACAGCGCGCAGCAGACCGCAGATCAGATCGTCGGCGCGGGAGGCCGCGCCATGGTGGTGTCAGCAGATGTCGCCGACGAGGCGCAGGTCGCCGACATGTTCGATCAAGTGGAAGCGGAATTCGGTGGCGTCGACGTGGTGGTTAACACCGCCGGCATCATGCTGGTGAAACCGTTGCTGGAGTTGAACTTCGACGATTTCGACCGGATGCACCGCACCAACGTGCGAGGTACTTTCGTAGTCAGTCAGCAGGCCGCGCGTCGCGTGCGAGCGGGCGGCGCCATCATCAACTTCTCGTCGTCGGTGGTCAAAATCGCCTTGACCGGCTACGCGGCCTACGCCGCGACCAAGGGCGCCGTGGACGCCATGACACTGATTCTTGCCAAGGAGTTGCGCGGCCGCGATATCACCGTCAACGCCGTCGCCCCCGGACCGACCGCCACACCGCTCTTCCTCGATGGCAAGCCGCAGGAGGCCATCGAGCGCCTCAAATCGATGCCGCCAATGGAGCGACTGGCAGAGGCCGGCGACATCGCCGATGTCGTTGCCTTCCTTGCCGGTCCTGGCCGTTGGGTCAACGGACAGGTGATCTACGCCAACGGCGGGGTGGTCTGA
- a CDS encoding TetR/AcrR family transcriptional regulator: MDAVKTRREEYAEQTRQALLAAAASAFAQDGFAATSIADIAAAVRVTKGAVYHHFSDKRALFEEVLRQCDEEAQSKVLAAVAKHPDDLWRGALAALEVTLDACVDPVVGRLIYVEGPVALGWKRWRECEDQYTYANIRTLLNSAIETKIFPSDVPVDAMAQLMTGMITHAGVALAEASPAKRKILRRDVYTAIQQLLDGLRRR; the protein is encoded by the coding sequence GTGGACGCTGTCAAGACCCGCCGCGAGGAATACGCCGAACAAACCCGTCAAGCGTTGTTAGCCGCCGCCGCATCCGCGTTTGCCCAGGACGGCTTCGCGGCGACCTCGATCGCCGACATCGCCGCAGCCGTGAGAGTCACCAAAGGCGCGGTCTACCACCACTTCTCGGATAAGCGCGCATTGTTCGAAGAGGTGCTGAGACAATGCGACGAGGAGGCGCAAAGCAAAGTGCTGGCAGCCGTCGCCAAGCATCCAGACGATTTGTGGCGTGGCGCGCTGGCCGCGCTCGAAGTCACCCTCGATGCATGTGTCGACCCAGTAGTCGGCCGACTCATCTATGTGGAAGGTCCCGTCGCGCTCGGGTGGAAGCGGTGGCGGGAATGCGAAGACCAATACACCTATGCCAACATCCGCACGCTGCTCAACAGCGCCATCGAGACCAAGATCTTCCCGTCCGACGTACCTGTGGACGCCATGGCGCAACTTATGACGGGAATGATCACCCATGCTGGCGTTGCTCTCGCCGAAGCGTCACCGGCGAAACGAAAAATCCTCCGCCGGGACGTCTACACCGCCATCCAGCAACTGTTGGATGGCTTGAGAAGACGGTGA
- a CDS encoding transporter substrate-binding domain-containing protein codes for MAHGLLNISNYTQLCIEGGAAGIAATMGSANTGRMLLPSAQAPKRRHLALLAVAVAVVIGSCRSEDQGGQDDLRRISHAGVVRVCSTGDYLPFTYRDIRGQWSGLDIDMAADMARRLAVTLEIVATTWSAVLQDLGKRCDVAMGGITITADRARDALYSRPYLRDGKAAIARCVDRSKYRSLNDIDRTGVRVIVNPDGTNAQFDRANLQHATVIDYPDNNTIFEQIITGRADVMITDGSEIRYQTTQHPQLCAGDLDHPFNTIQKAYLIPLSAKQTQEWVNQWLTIADNDGTYAAISRKWLGRDVGP; via the coding sequence TTGGCCCACGGTTTGCTGAATATATCGAACTATACCCAGCTGTGTATCGAAGGCGGCGCGGCCGGCATTGCGGCGACCATGGGCAGCGCCAACACTGGTCGCATGCTTCTGCCGTCAGCCCAGGCCCCGAAGAGACGACATCTCGCGCTGCTGGCCGTTGCGGTCGCGGTCGTGATCGGATCATGCCGATCGGAAGACCAAGGTGGACAAGACGATTTGCGTCGAATCTCCCACGCCGGCGTGGTGCGCGTCTGTAGCACCGGCGACTACCTGCCGTTCACCTATCGTGATATCCGCGGTCAATGGAGCGGATTGGATATCGACATGGCTGCCGATATGGCCCGCCGTCTCGCCGTCACACTCGAGATCGTGGCGACCACCTGGTCGGCTGTGCTGCAGGATCTGGGCAAGCGTTGCGACGTGGCGATGGGCGGAATCACCATTACTGCCGACCGTGCGCGGGATGCGCTGTATTCGCGGCCGTACCTGCGCGACGGCAAGGCCGCGATCGCGCGTTGTGTTGACCGGTCGAAGTACCGGTCGCTCAACGACATCGACCGGACCGGGGTACGCGTCATCGTCAACCCCGATGGCACGAACGCGCAGTTCGATCGCGCGAACCTGCAGCACGCGACAGTCATCGATTACCCCGACAACAATACGATCTTCGAGCAGATCATCACGGGTCGAGCCGATGTGATGATCACCGACGGCAGTGAAATCCGTTACCAGACAACCCAGCATCCCCAGCTGTGCGCCGGCGACCTCGACCACCCGTTCAATACCATCCAGAAGGCCTACTTAATTCCGTTGAGCGCGAAGCAGACTCAGGAGTGGGTCAATCAATGGCTCACCATCGCCGACAACGACGGCACCTACGCGGCAATCAGCCGAAAATGGTTGGGGCGAGATGTCGGGCCATGA
- a CDS encoding TetR/AcrR family transcriptional regulator, whose product MSQPVPPRRGRGRRPSEQVRREILAAAGALLFEEGMAGFTMEKVAGRSGASKMTIYKWWPTKGALALDSYFATVEPELAFADTGAIEEDLRAQMHRFVRVISDSPAGRVIAELIGQAQSDPELKAAYLQRYSSPRRLLAVAAMDRAKARGQLRSDLDTQSVVDQLWGACYHRLLLPDEPLTEEFVDNLVTNLFRGVMPDSR is encoded by the coding sequence ATGAGTCAACCAGTGCCACCCCGGCGAGGCCGGGGACGTCGTCCCAGTGAGCAGGTTCGCCGCGAGATCTTGGCGGCGGCCGGCGCGTTGCTATTCGAGGAGGGCATGGCCGGTTTCACAATGGAAAAGGTGGCCGGCCGCTCGGGTGCCAGCAAGATGACGATCTACAAGTGGTGGCCGACGAAGGGCGCACTGGCGCTAGACAGCTATTTCGCCACAGTAGAGCCGGAGTTGGCCTTCGCCGACACCGGCGCTATCGAGGAAGACCTGCGGGCGCAAATGCACAGGTTCGTTCGCGTCATCAGCGACTCCCCGGCCGGACGCGTGATCGCCGAACTCATCGGACAAGCGCAGTCCGACCCCGAGCTGAAAGCAGCTTACCTGCAACGTTATTCGTCGCCCCGACGACTGCTGGCCGTAGCAGCGATGGACCGCGCCAAGGCTCGCGGACAGCTACGCTCAGACCTCGACACACAGAGTGTCGTCGACCAACTGTGGGGTGCGTGTTATCACCGTTTGCTGCTCCCCGACGAACCGCTGACCGAGGAATTCGTTGACAACTTGGTCACCAATCTTTTCCGGGGTGTGATGCCCGATAGCAGGTGA
- a CDS encoding GlxA family transcriptional regulator yields the protein MALQTKANARVVVIVVFDEVTLLDVAGAGEVFAEANRAGANYLIKTASLGGRDVMTSIGSRLGVTDDISSIESADTVMVAGGDDLFRRPIDPLLVDAIRSVSARTRRIASICTGSFLLAQAGLLSGRRATTHWRDARLFARVFGDIRVEPDAIFVRDGNVFTSAGVSAGIDLALALVEQDHGAELVREVARSLVVYLKRAGGQSQFSVLVEAEPPPQSALRPATDAIAADPADDHSVNKLAARACLSTRQLTRLFQSELGMTPARYVEMVRIDAARAALDAGHTVSDTARLSGFGSTETLRRAFVENLGVSPKNYRDRFRTTTNHRAEDAVLV from the coding sequence ATGGCTTTACAAACGAAGGCAAACGCGCGGGTGGTCGTGATTGTCGTCTTCGATGAAGTGACGCTCTTGGATGTCGCCGGAGCGGGCGAGGTGTTCGCCGAAGCTAACCGGGCGGGCGCCAACTATCTCATCAAGACCGCCTCGCTTGGCGGGCGCGACGTGATGACCTCGATCGGGTCGCGGTTAGGCGTCACCGACGACATTTCGTCGATCGAGTCCGCCGACACCGTGATGGTCGCGGGCGGCGACGACCTGTTCCGACGTCCGATCGATCCCTTGCTGGTGGACGCCATCAGGTCGGTGTCGGCCCGCACCCGCCGGATCGCCTCGATCTGCACCGGTTCTTTCCTGTTGGCACAAGCCGGCTTGCTCAGCGGCCGGCGAGCCACTACCCATTGGCGAGACGCACGATTGTTTGCCCGCGTGTTCGGCGACATCCGTGTGGAACCGGACGCAATCTTTGTGCGCGACGGCAACGTCTTCACTTCGGCGGGAGTGTCGGCAGGGATCGACCTTGCGCTGGCGTTGGTCGAGCAGGATCATGGCGCCGAGTTGGTTCGAGAGGTCGCCCGGTCGTTAGTGGTCTATCTCAAACGGGCGGGCGGCCAGTCGCAGTTTTCTGTGCTCGTCGAGGCCGAGCCACCGCCACAGTCGGCCCTGCGTCCCGCCACCGACGCGATCGCGGCTGACCCGGCCGACGACCATAGCGTGAACAAGCTTGCCGCCAGAGCGTGCTTGAGTACGCGCCAGTTGACCAGGCTGTTTCAATCCGAACTCGGCATGACTCCGGCCCGCTACGTCGAGATGGTGCGTATCGATGCGGCGCGAGCAGCCCTTGACGCGGGGCACACGGTCAGCGACACAGCGCGGTTGTCCGGTTTCGGCAGCACAGAAACTCTCCGCAGGGCGTTCGTGGAGAATCTCGGTGTCTCACCAAAGAACTACCGGGACAGATTCCGTACCACCACCAACCACCGGGCGGAAGACGCTGTCCTCGTCTGA
- a CDS encoding class I SAM-dependent methyltransferase: MTQPTQEMFESAYQGKAPEMGEGSRPPWSIGEPQPEIAALIAADKFHGDVLDAGCGEAAVSLYLAERGFTTVGLDQSPTAVALAREEAARRGLSNASFAVADISAFTSYPPGSESRFGTIVDSTLFHSMPVELRDGYQQSIVRAAAPGASYFVLVFDRGSMPADGPVNAVTEDELREVVSKYWVIDEIRPARIHANVPDNVLANFEAFAGADIRDEGSGRKSVRAWLLSAHLG; the protein is encoded by the coding sequence ATGACGCAACCGACTCAAGAGATGTTCGAATCCGCTTACCAGGGCAAGGCTCCGGAGATGGGAGAGGGCAGTCGCCCACCGTGGAGCATCGGTGAACCGCAACCGGAGATTGCGGCTCTGATTGCGGCAGACAAGTTCCACGGGGACGTACTCGACGCGGGTTGTGGCGAGGCGGCGGTGTCGCTGTACCTTGCCGAACGCGGCTTCACCACGGTTGGCCTGGATCAGTCGCCCACCGCAGTGGCATTGGCGCGCGAGGAAGCCGCGAGGCGCGGGCTTTCCAACGCCAGCTTTGCCGTCGCAGACATCAGCGCCTTCACCAGCTACCCGCCCGGATCAGAGAGCCGCTTCGGGACGATCGTCGACAGCACCCTGTTTCACTCGATGCCCGTCGAGTTGCGTGACGGCTACCAGCAGTCCATCGTGCGCGCCGCGGCGCCCGGAGCATCCTACTTCGTCTTGGTCTTCGACCGCGGCAGCATGCCTGCCGACGGACCGGTCAATGCGGTGACGGAGGACGAGTTGCGCGAGGTCGTCTCGAAATATTGGGTGATCGACGAGATCCGGCCGGCACGGATTCACGCCAACGTGCCGGACAACGTCTTAGCCAACTTCGAGGCGTTCGCCGGTGCCGACATCCGCGATGAGGGGAGCGGCCGCAAATCCGTGCGCGCCTGGTTGCTTTCGGCCCACCTTGGTTGA